The bacterium genome contains a region encoding:
- the ssb gene encoding single-stranded DNA-binding protein has product MAGPNLNKVFLIGRLTRDPELRYTPSGQAVSTLGFAVNHEYFSKDGKREETCYVNLVVWGKRAEVCAEYLRKGSLIFVEGRLQYRKWETQDNEKRSIIEVYVEDFQFLDKPDVTIPQKEESQDGKEES; this is encoded by the coding sequence ATGGCGGGACCAAATCTGAATAAAGTTTTTTTGATAGGTCGTCTTACAAGAGACCCTGAACTTAGATACACCCCTTCAGGGCAAGCTGTAAGCACTCTGGGGTTTGCTGTTAACCATGAATATTTTTCAAAAGATGGGAAAAGAGAAGAGACCTGTTATGTGAATCTTGTTGTATGGGGCAAAAGAGCTGAGGTGTGTGCGGAGTACCTTAGAAAAGGGAGCCTGATTTTTGTTGAAGGAAGGCTACAGTATAGAAAATGGGAAACACAGGATAATGAAAAGAGGTCAATTATAGAAGTTTATGTTGAAGATTTTCAATTTTTAGATAAACCAGATGTTACAATCCCTCAAAAGGAGGAAAGCCAAGATGGTAAAGAAGAGAGTTAA
- the rpsR gene encoding 30S ribosomal protein S18, whose amino-acid sequence MVKKRVKVCQFCKSAVDEIDYKDIGRIRRFTSSRGKILSTKVTGTCAKHQRMLAKSLKRARFLAMLPYIKT is encoded by the coding sequence ATGGTAAAGAAGAGAGTTAAGGTTTGCCAGTTTTGCAAATCTGCAGTTGATGAGATAGATTATAAAGATATAGGAAGAATAAGAAGGTTTACCAGTAGTCGTGGTAAAATTTTGTCTACCAAGGTAACAGGAACGTGTGCTAAACATCAAAGAATGCTCGCAAAATCTTTAAAAAGGGCAAGGTTTTTGGCTATGTTGCCCTATATAAAAACATAA
- the rplI gene encoding 50S ribosomal protein L9, with translation MKVIFLQDIEGKAARGDVKDVPEGYARNFLIPKGIAVEATPQNMNKLKKETEQIELKKSKKLAYAKEMKNKLKDVSITVHAKAGLDDKLFGAVTSEDIAVAINQQTGVELNKYQILLEHPHKVLGIYKVPVKFGEGVTGEVKIWIVREE, from the coding sequence ATGAAGGTTATATTCTTACAGGATATAGAAGGAAAAGCTGCAAGAGGCGATGTTAAGGATGTCCCAGAAGGTTACGCTCGCAATTTTCTTATTCCTAAAGGAATTGCCGTAGAGGCAACTCCTCAGAATATGAATAAACTGAAGAAGGAAACAGAGCAGATTGAATTAAAAAAGAGTAAAAAACTTGCTTATGCAAAAGAGATGAAGAACAAGTTGAAAGATGTTTCCATAACAGTTCACGCAAAAGCAGGGCTTGATGACAAACTTTTTGGAGCGGTTACATCAGAAGATATTGCAGTGGCTATAAACCAGCAGACAGGAGTTGAACTTAACAAATATCAAATACTACTTGAACATCCTCATAAAGTTCTTGGTATATATAAAGTTCCTGTAAAATTTGGTGAAGGAGTGACAGGGGAAGTTAAAATATGGATTGTAAGGGAAGAGTAA